Below is a window of Lodderomyces elongisporus chromosome 3, complete sequence DNA.
AACtcaacaatcttttcaGCAGCTGAGTCCAAGTTCTCGAAAgcaaacaatttcaaacctgattcttcaatcaattttttagCTTCAGCCATGTTTGTACCTTGCAATCTAACAACGACTGGGATTTCCAATTGGAAGTTCTTTGTGGCAGCAATCAAACCTTTAGCGACATAGTCACATCTAACGATACCACCAAAGATGTTAACAAAGATACCATTGACCTTCTTGTCAGACAAAATCAATTCAAAGGCCTTTTCAATAGTTTCTGGGGTAGCAGTACCACCACAGTCCAAAAAGTTGGCTGGTTCACCACCATTCAATTTGATGATATCCATTGTAGCCATAGCCAAACCTGCACCGTTAACAATGTTGGCAATGTTACCGTCCAATTTGATAAAGTTCAAACCGTACTTGGCAGCCTCGGCTTCCTTTGGGTCTTCTTGGGTTGGGTCTCTCCACGAGTAAACTTCTTCTTGACGGAATGATGCATTGTCGTCAAAGCCCAATTTGGCATCCATGGCCAAGACTTTGTGGTCTGGTGTTTCTGACAATGGGTTGATTTCAACTTGGGTACAGTCACGTTCGATAAAACATTTGAAAAGACCTTGGATGGTTTTTGCTGCTTCTGGGATGGCATCTTTTGAAAGGCCCAAGACAGAGGCAATTTCGGTGGCCTTGTCTTGAGAAAGGTTTGCATCCAATGGGAC
It encodes the following:
- the LSC2 gene encoding succinate--CoA ligase beta chain (BUSCO:EOG09262GXD); translated protein: MLSRSINRLSKAVANQKRFLSLHEYRSAALLSEYGVPIPRGYPATTPEGAFDAAKKLGTSELVIKAQALTGGRGKGHFDSGLQGGVKLISSAEEAKDLAGQMLNHKLITKQTGAAGKEVTAVYIVERRDADKEAYVAILMDRAKQTPMIVASSQGGMDIEGVAEKDPSAIKTFPVPLDANLSQDKATEIASVLGLSKDAIPEAAKTIQGLFKCFIERDCTQVEINPLSETPDHKVLAMDAKLGFDDNASFRQEEVYSWRDPTQEDPKEAEAAKYGLNFIKLDGNIANIVNGAGLAMATMDIIKLNGGEPANFLDCGGTATPETIEKAFELILSDKKVNGIFVNIFGGIVRCDYVAKGLIAATKNFQLEIPVVVRLQGTNMAEAKKLIEESGLKLFAFENLDSAAEKIVELAPKN